A stretch of Comamonadaceae bacterium M7527 DNA encodes these proteins:
- a CDS encoding L,D-transpeptidase, translating into MTLMQAPRMAATAPQDDKPAPRLSVAKFKQQLWWWLAAGLMGVAVVMGWGGAPDGARAGVSAVLASVKPTSTAAKPPAWELSIDGSSTAPSSSDTALQLSAEERLISVYQLLRSGARADALRQARQLNLDYPNFQLAQLLYADLLSVSANQRFDLNNIAPNNSAQAKQLATLVRESELRLQALTEVPSPGTLPSNFVALPPSTRNAIAIDSSRSRLYWFKNIAAANEPANMVLVKDTYMSVGKAGVDKFIEGDNRTPLGVYFITGILPGEQLPDLYGKGALPLNYPNALDILRRKTGSGIWLHGTPSAQYVRAPQASEGCVVLSNPDIQRLLDDANIKATPVVIAKSLDWVDASRAAQPLNLAPSAILVASAADKANASSAAPQASGFSDSFGRWQAARRAQDFAALRDMYSDSFFRRGKGLSHWWPTIKGETGPDATLTDITALSWQDQDQIMVMNYTDQTQAGQRGLKKRQYWRLEGDTWRIFYEGNA; encoded by the coding sequence ATGACCTTAATGCAAGCCCCGCGCATGGCTGCTACGGCGCCACAAGACGACAAGCCAGCGCCGCGCCTGTCTGTGGCCAAGTTCAAGCAACAGCTGTGGTGGTGGCTGGCGGCGGGCTTGATGGGCGTGGCCGTTGTTATGGGCTGGGGTGGCGCCCCGGATGGCGCCAGGGCCGGCGTCAGTGCTGTGTTGGCCAGCGTCAAGCCAACAAGCACTGCTGCAAAGCCACCCGCCTGGGAGTTGTCCATAGACGGCTCGTCCACAGCCCCAAGCTCAAGCGACACTGCGTTGCAGCTTAGCGCTGAAGAGCGGCTGATCAGTGTGTACCAGCTGCTGCGAAGCGGCGCACGCGCTGATGCCTTGCGTCAGGCGCGCCAGCTCAACCTGGACTACCCCAACTTCCAATTGGCACAGTTGTTGTACGCAGACCTGTTGTCGGTCAGCGCCAACCAACGCTTCGACTTGAACAACATAGCGCCCAATAACAGCGCGCAAGCCAAACAACTGGCAACCTTGGTACGCGAGTCAGAGCTGCGCTTGCAAGCACTCACCGAGGTACCAAGCCCTGGTACCTTACCCAGCAACTTTGTGGCACTGCCACCTTCCACGCGCAACGCCATTGCAATTGACAGTTCCCGTTCGCGCTTGTACTGGTTCAAGAATATTGCAGCTGCCAACGAGCCTGCCAACATGGTGTTGGTCAAAGACACCTATATGTCAGTTGGCAAAGCAGGCGTAGACAAATTCATTGAAGGCGACAACCGCACGCCTTTGGGCGTTTACTTCATCACCGGCATCTTGCCAGGTGAGCAACTCCCAGACCTGTACGGCAAGGGCGCGCTGCCACTGAATTACCCCAATGCACTGGACATCTTGCGCCGCAAGACAGGTAGCGGAATCTGGTTGCATGGCACGCCCTCGGCCCAGTATGTACGCGCACCACAGGCGTCTGAGGGTTGCGTGGTGCTGTCAAACCCGGATATCCAGCGCTTGCTTGACGACGCGAACATCAAGGCCACACCGGTTGTGATCGCCAAGTCACTTGACTGGGTGGATGCAAGCCGCGCGGCCCAGCCGCTCAACCTGGCGCCAAGCGCCATATTGGTAGCTTCAGCCGCAGACAAGGCAAATGCCAGCAGCGCCGCGCCACAAGCCTCTGGTTTTTCGGACAGCTTTGGCCGTTGGCAAGCCGCTCGCCGCGCGCAAGATTTTGCCGCGCTGCGCGACATGTACAGCGACAGCTTCTTTCGCCGCGGCAAAGGCTTAAGCCATTGGTGGCCAACCATCAAAGGCGAGACTGGGCCAGACGCCACACTGACAGACATCACCGCTTTGAGCTGGCAGGACCAAGACCAGATCATGGTGATGAATTACACAGACCAAACACAAGCCGGCCAACGCGGCCTCAAAAAGCGCCAGTACTGGCGCCTGGAGGGTGACACTTGGCGCATTTTTTACGAGGGTAACGCATGA
- a CDS encoding peptidylprolyl isomerase produces MNNKLARSFSRRAFTTIAALAAAASFGLTHVAAQAATDKPRVRLNTNLGTIVLELDAKAAPATVANFVQYVQDKHYDGTVFHRVIGNFMIQGGGFTPQLQQKPTRQAIAHEGANALANGGPRNTVGTIAMARTQDPHSATAQFFINVADNAFLDYRAATMQGYGYVAFGRVVKGMDVVNAIKSVATGAAGPFPSDVPKSPVVIQTATLEQ; encoded by the coding sequence ATGAACAACAAACTCGCACGCAGCTTTAGCCGCCGCGCCTTTACCACCATTGCGGCACTGGCTGCGGCTGCCAGTTTTGGTCTGACCCATGTTGCGGCACAAGCCGCAACAGACAAGCCACGCGTGCGCCTGAACACCAACCTAGGCACCATCGTGTTAGAGCTGGACGCCAAGGCGGCACCGGCAACAGTGGCCAACTTTGTGCAGTACGTCCAAGACAAGCACTATGACGGCACCGTATTCCACCGCGTTATTGGCAACTTCATGATTCAAGGCGGTGGCTTTACGCCGCAACTCCAGCAAAAGCCAACGCGTCAAGCCATTGCACACGAAGGCGCCAACGCCCTGGCAAACGGCGGTCCGCGTAACACCGTAGGCACCATTGCCATGGCACGCACGCAAGACCCCCACTCTGCCACCGCGCAGTTTTTCATCAACGTGGCCGACAACGCCTTTCTGGACTACCGCGCCGCCACCATGCAAGGCTACGGTTACGTGGCCTTTGGCCGCGTTGTGAAAGGCATGGACGTTGTGAATGCCATCAAGTCTGTTGCCACTGGCGCAGCAGGCCCTTTTCCGTCCGACGTGCCCAAGTCGCCCGTCGTGATTCAAACCGCCACTTTGGAGCAATAA
- a CDS encoding peptidyl-prolyl cis-trans isomerase: protein MANPQVELHIADHGVITIELDQDNAPLSTENFLSYVNKGHYDGTIFHRVIDNFMVQGGGFAPGMKQKDSDEPIRNEANNGLKNNKYTLAMARTQDPHSASAQFFINVADNDFLNHTAPSMQGWGYAVFGKVISGTEIVDTMKGVATGRSGFHDDVPKTDLLVEKAVAL from the coding sequence ATGGCCAATCCCCAAGTCGAACTGCACATTGCAGACCACGGCGTCATCACCATTGAACTTGATCAGGACAATGCGCCACTGAGCACAGAGAATTTCCTGTCATACGTGAACAAAGGCCATTACGACGGCACTATTTTTCACCGCGTTATCGACAACTTCATGGTTCAAGGCGGCGGCTTTGCCCCAGGCATGAAGCAAAAAGACAGCGATGAACCTATACGCAACGAAGCCAACAACGGCTTGAAAAACAACAAGTACACCTTGGCCATGGCGCGCACACAAGACCCGCACTCAGCCAGCGCACAATTTTTCATCAACGTTGCAGACAACGATTTTTTGAACCACACCGCGCCCAGCATGCAGGGCTGGGGCTATGCCGTGTTTGGCAAAGTGATCTCAGGTACCGAAATTGTGGACACCATGAAGGGCGTTGCCACTGGTCGCAGCGGCTTTCACGACGACGTGCCTAAAACCGACTTGCTGGTCGAAAAGGCCGTTGCGCTTTAA
- a CDS encoding UDP-2,3-diacylglucosamine diphosphatase: MNTITAPSAWQRVDLVSDLHLQASTQHTALAWHHYLAQASCDALFILGDFFEVWVGDDVLSPNASNTLSQTDQDNALFWQHCTAELLAASRRFPIYMIVGNRDFLLGPSFFKASGVLPLDEETTLDWHGTRYLLAHGDHWCTDDHDYQAFRSQVRTPAWQLEFLSQSLASRMAIAANMRQQSSQRMRTLSVLPDVNEHALLASAAAVEASHVIHGHTHTGLDHLMAGGVRRSVLSDWDCEPVATASAVSHPKRAQVLRLERAPANGFVAGTPRRIEL; encoded by the coding sequence ATGAACACCATCACAGCCCCCAGCGCTTGGCAGCGCGTTGACCTTGTATCTGACCTGCATTTGCAGGCCAGCACACAACATACGGCACTGGCTTGGCACCATTACTTGGCCCAGGCCAGCTGCGACGCGCTGTTTATATTGGGCGACTTCTTTGAAGTATGGGTTGGCGACGATGTCCTAAGCCCCAACGCCAGCAACACGCTAAGCCAGACAGATCAGGACAACGCCCTGTTTTGGCAGCATTGCACCGCGGAGCTGTTGGCGGCCAGTCGGCGCTTCCCCATCTACATGATCGTGGGCAACCGCGACTTTTTGCTTGGCCCCAGCTTTTTCAAAGCCAGTGGGGTGTTGCCGCTGGACGAAGAAACCACGCTTGATTGGCACGGCACGCGCTATTTGCTGGCCCACGGTGACCACTGGTGCACAGACGACCATGACTACCAGGCCTTTCGCAGCCAGGTGCGCACACCCGCTTGGCAACTCGAGTTTCTAAGCCAAAGCTTGGCAAGCCGCATGGCCATAGCCGCCAATATGCGTCAACAAAGCAGCCAACGCATGCGCACTTTAAGCGTGTTGCCAGACGTCAATGAACACGCTTTATTGGCCAGCGCCGCTGCCGTAGAGGCCAGCCACGTCATTCATGGACACACGCACACAGGCCTGGACCACCTGATGGCTGGCGGTGTCAGGCGAAGCGTGCTGAGCGACTGGGACTGCGAGCCGGTGGCAACAGCGTCTGCAGTGTCACACCCCAAAAGGGCCCAGGTGCTGCGTCTTGAACGCGCACCGGCCAATGGCTTTGTGGCTGGCACACCAAGGCGCATTGAGCTGTAG
- a CDS encoding lytic transglycosylase domain-containing protein gives MSSNDPTAAAAATTTTPSTNAGVVGAGAANWLWRVTHSGLAMAGVGIVCLVLLFSSQDAVREPAEEQLLDYLQSRQETRLIETQTLPAEPTAAERASVAMLSDLPEHQAVLTRWISRQYRVATEPLAVLVAEAHDIGERMDIDPALLLAIMAVESRFNPFAQSPVGAQGLMQVLTRVHVDKFEAFGGTMAAFDPVANLRVGAMVLQECIRRAGGSVEGGLGYYVGAVTVDGSFYVKKVLRVYERMHKVLAPFELPTYKRSLTLNLTQPAPAEIPATPLGSVGTIPGASTVSRATTLVAQQQTSVQ, from the coding sequence ATGTCATCTAACGACCCAACCGCTGCCGCCGCTGCCACTACAACCACACCAAGCACCAACGCAGGCGTGGTGGGTGCTGGCGCGGCCAACTGGCTGTGGCGCGTGACCCATAGCGGCTTGGCCATGGCAGGCGTTGGTATTGTGTGCCTGGTGCTGCTGTTTTCCAGCCAGGACGCAGTGCGAGAGCCCGCCGAAGAACAACTGCTGGACTACTTGCAAAGCCGACAAGAAACCCGCCTCATTGAGACACAAACCCTGCCTGCAGAGCCCACCGCCGCCGAGCGCGCCAGTGTGGCCATGTTGTCAGACTTACCCGAACACCAGGCTGTGCTCACACGCTGGATTAGTCGCCAATACCGTGTGGCCACCGAGCCACTGGCCGTTTTGGTGGCCGAGGCGCACGACATTGGCGAGCGCATGGACATTGACCCGGCCCTGTTGCTGGCCATCATGGCCGTTGAGTCGCGCTTTAACCCCTTTGCGCAAAGCCCAGTGGGTGCACAAGGCCTGATGCAAGTGCTAACACGCGTACACGTTGACAAATTCGAAGCATTTGGCGGCACCATGGCCGCTTTTGACCCGGTTGCCAATTTGCGCGTAGGCGCCATGGTGTTGCAAGAGTGCATTCGCCGCGCTGGCGGCTCGGTGGAGGGTGGACTGGGCTACTACGTGGGCGCTGTGACTGTAGACGGCAGCTTCTACGTCAAGAAGGTCTTACGCGTTTACGAGCGCATGCACAAGGTGCTGGCGCCATTCGAGCTGCCTACCTATAAACGCTCGCTAACCCTCAACCTGACTCAGCCAGCACCCGCTGAAATCCCGGCCACGCCGCTTGGCAGCGTTGGCACCATCCCCGGCGCGTCAACCGTCAGCCGCGCAACAACCCTAGTGGCCCAGCAGCAAACGTCTGTACAGTAA